The following nucleotide sequence is from Trifolium pratense cultivar HEN17-A07 linkage group LG2, ARS_RC_1.1, whole genome shotgun sequence.
ctaaaaaatgataaaatagcttataaaaatacaatttttataagtgaaaatttataaaatagcataaaacctaatttatattacataaattgtttgtataaactcaaaaataacaAACGGGCAAGTAGCTTATaagcttataacttatcattttttttctaattttacccCTAAAAtcttacatttaaaaaattaaatattaattaaacatatattttttatgtcatttgaTAGTTATAAAACTAGTTCAATAAAATACAAGAGTAATACAGAAGTTGCCACGTGATAGAATGCTAGGAGACAAAAGCAAGAAGAGGACCTCTTTGATGCCGTCTTGACTTCCTTGAAGACACTCTTCTTAGTACCATTTGTAAATCAGATTGGCAGGACAAGGCCAGGCTTCTCTGAAAATCTAATAGTTAGGCTTTGGGTCTTCTTCACTTTTGGATCTTTGAACAACCAAACAAATGATTGACACCATACTTTAATCCAAAATCATAACATATTAGTTTATCAATCCTCTCGTTTATTGTTCAATCTCAACTCTTccaaccaatgtgagactttgTACTCACATTCTTTTTGAactgcaaaataaaataaaaaggtgaATTGAAGTACAAATAGTACTCGATCCAACAAGTCTAGAAAAGTACAAGGGGGTACTCTAACCACCCAAAGACAAGAAAAAAGAGCAATGACTAGAATGGAAGCACTAACGAAGTATACAATCGGATTTACTATCCACTCATACAAAAGGCAAGAATTCCCAGGTTTCTTTGCCAAGAGCCATCTCCAAGATAGTCGTTGAACCTCATCTATCACTCATCAATAGTTGTGATCTTTGAAAAGAAGATTACTTCATTCCTATCCTTCCACATCATCCAAATTGTCGCATGCCAAATAAGAAGCAATCATTTCGTAGCCTTTTTACCTCTCTTCCACTCTAAGCAATCGTTTCGTAGCCTTTTTACAATAGCAAAATAAATGTTCCTCCGTTTCTCTAAAGAGATCACAACTAACACAATTTGCAAAGTCTTCTTCATGGATAATTTTCCTCTTGTAAAGATTCCACCGAGTTGGCACCCTTTGAAGAAGGAGCTTCCAAGAGAAAACCATTACTTTTGAGGGGCATAACTTCCCATATATGAGACCCAAAACAAAGATTTTATTAATAGGCAAATTTGATGGCGTCTCCATAACCGCATTGAACTCACTATATACTTTTTACTCACATTGATATCTCAATAGGATATGCACCTTGAACAACATGTGATACTGAAATTAAATCATTAAACCCcctttatgtaccaaaaaaattaaatcattaaattaaGTGATTATTTAGTACCCTTCAGTATAGATTTTCTCGTGTGACATTATCCTCACCATTCAATCTTCTCTCGATGACTTTGATAGCATGCATAGAAGTAAACAAGTGTTTAAGATTTCACCATAGATATTTCTTGCTACAGATAATCTGATTTCCTAACAACTAACATCATCACGTCTCTTGTAAGAGGAGCTTCGTGTGAACTGAACTGATCTCAACAAGGATAAAATGGACATGGGAAAGGAGCATTACAAATATCAATGTAGTATCACTATTAATTTCaaattcttataattaaaaaacaagTAATAGTTATAGTTAGATAAATTATGTCAGAATCTTCTGTTGGCAAGGGATGTCTGTTGTGAAATGTCCGATTTTGATCAACAGCAGAGATGCGTGCAACTACATGCAATCACACTGCACCCAATCCAAACCTTAACAACCTTGTGACTACATGTGAAATGTCCGATGTTGATCAACAGCTGAGATGCGTGTAACAACATGCAATCATACTGCACCTAATCCAAATTCATTGGTAAGACAACGGGAGTCGCACATCATGAACAACAAACACTTACAAAAGAGATTATTCTACTTCTAATAGTAAATAATAATGTGTTGCTTATGTGTGTTTGATCACAGAACCCATCAAACAAAGCATCTCCTCACTCTTGGGTTCTGTTATTTGTAACTCCAAAGTCACCTGTCAAAAAAATTGGAGCAAAGCATTAATGGACATGTCCAcagaagagaaagaagaattCCCCAAATGTTGGCTCAAAAACATGATAAATAACATTAGTATAAAACCTTCTCAACTCATTTTTAGAAAACTTAGAAAGTTAGAACTTGAAAGATAAAACATTTATGATGTTCTGAATAATGGTTAAAACATATTAGTAAACATCAGAAATATTTTGGACAGAACAATGCTTTCAGCAGTATGTGAAATCGGCTGGGCTTGAAGTACAGTGCTTATATTGTCAGAGTACATAAGATGAACTTAAAATGTTTGAATATTACTTCTGTAATAATCACTTAGCTTGTAACTGTTGCTGAATATAAGTACAAAGCACATGTACTTTTTAGCCAAAATAATCGAGACTGGGATTTCATTTCAGAAAAGGGCAGTTATATTCCTTAGCTAAAATTACCATAACAACTTGCTTTTACTTCCAAACTAAAAGAGAACAAACTACAAGTTAGGGTATCAACTGAAAATGTGAAATTAAATATGCTCACCTCTTTGAAAATGTTGCTATGTGAAGTTTGCACAAATCCCTACATCAAATCCACAAGCTAAGTCAACAGTAGAGAATTTAACAAGTAGAAACCACTTGAAGCAAGAGAGAGAGATGAATCTTAATACTATAGTATATAAAATCAATCATGTAAAAGTCGTGGctctaaaagaaaataacaaaatgtttcataaaataaaaaaggggaGTATAGTGAATAGTGTATAAACACTGCAACGTTATTGATTAATTCAATGATTTTATACCAGAGCCCTTGAAATGaaggagagagagaggagaTATATAAGAGGAACACTGTGCTGGTAATTTTGACACAGACTTAGAGTCGACACAATGCATATGCCCCATGAACATGAACTGCATGCAAATATGCAATACTGAACATTTTGTCCACCAAATACACAACATTGTTTGACAACAACTCACAACAAGTCAAATGCACAGTTGTAAGACACTTCATGCCTTCAATATGAACGAAAAGATAGAGATTAGAGAAGCAGCAGGCAGACATACcaattttttgaacaagttgaTGGACTCTACATTTGATTCTCCAATTTTAACCTGAAAGGTTTTGATCCCCAACTTCTCAATAGCAAAGGCCATCATTATCAGAACAGATTCCTTTCCAAGTCCTTTGCCACGGCTATGCTAACAAAAGAACAAAGTGATCAAAAGTGAGATCGAGCAGATTTAATACTTGCAGTCAAGGaccaaatcaacaaaaaaacataagGCGGTAAGATGGAGACCCATCTGGAAAAGGCCTTCATATCTATAGAACGTGTGTAATTAAGTGGTTTCAAATTTAGAACATATGGAAGATGGTACAGTACAAAACTAACAAACAATACAAACTTTCAAAAACTTCCATGGTCTTAACTCTGAAGACTAGAATGCTTTACAAACTTGGCTCATGACAGGGCAAATGATTGAATAAAAGTGTCATTGAAAATTACTATAGAAGCACCTAATTGCCCCAGTTACAAAGTATATATAAGCAAGAATATAAGAGTAGAGCTTACTATATATTGAGaacaaatatgaatttttagcATTTCTTGTCACAGGAAATAccatagtaaaaaataaatatttacagtttataatttgtttttactatcaagttttcattttagtccttcCTCATACCAATTTTGCTATATTAGCTCTGTGTGAGCAAAGGAAATCATACCAGAAATTATTCTCTCTCTTGTTCTAGAATTCTCTAAATTGTTCTTATCTATTCCTTGCACCGAAGTTCATTCTTTCCCTTGAATTTCCTGCTTGAAGTAGAGGATTATCTCGGATTTATTCCCTGAAGATCCAAATCGGtctcaattggtatcagagctgtCAGCAACAAATctttttatcaaacactacaaCAAGGAGCCCATCTATGTTACCTAAGTGTGGACCTCATACAAATATCTAATCTTTTGGGTCTTAGTTTGCAGAGTGATGTCACAATTCCTGCTGAAATTGAACAATTACTGCACCTTTATGCTGACTTATTTGAGAACCCACAGGGACTGCCACCTCCTAGGCCAGGTTTTGATCATAAATTGCCACTGAAGGAAGGTACTACTCCTTTCAACATTAGACCTTACAGATATTCATCAATTCAGAAGGACATACTTGATGGTTTAGTTGAGGAAATGTTAGAAAAAGGTTGGATACAACACAGTAATAGTCCATTTGCATCACCAGTCGTTTTGGAGGCTATATGTGGATTACAGAAGATTGAATCAAGCAACAATTAAAGATAAATTCCCAATTCCTTTGATTGAGGATCTTATGGATGAACTAGGAGGATATGTTATTTACTCAAAACTTGACTTACAATCCGTCTATCATCAAATGAGGATGGCAGAGGGTGATGAATACAAAACTGCCTATAAGACTCATGCCGGACATTTTGAGTATCTAGTAATGCCTTTCGGCCTCACTAATGCCCCTGCTTCATTTCAGGCTCTCATGAACAGGTTATTCCAATCCTATTTGAGAAAATTTGTTATTATATTCTTTGATGACATTCTAGTTTATAGTTCATCATTAACGGATCATGTTACTCATTTGTCTAAGGTGTTTCAAGTCCTTAGAGACAATCGGTTATTCCTTAGAAGAGAAAAATATTCATCTGCTACACCTAGAGTTGAATACTTAGGTCATTTTATCGCAAAAGAAGGAATTTCAACTGACCCTAATAAGGTACAGGTTGTATCTTTTTGGCCTTTTCCTTCTTCAATTAAGCAATTAAGGGGATTTCTAGGATTGGCTGGATATTATAGACGGCTTGTGAAGGATTTCGGCAAAATAGCCAAACCTTTAACTGATATGTTAAAAAAAGATGTTTTTCATTGGTCCACTGAAGCTACTCAGACCTTTACAGAACTGAACCATGCTCTCACTTCAGCTCCTGATTTAGCTCTCCCTAATTTTAACCAACCATTTATCCTAGAGACTGATGCATCAGGTAAGGGTATAGGAGCTGTTCTCATGCAAAATAAGCATCCCATAGCTTATATTAGCAAAGCACTTGGCCCAAAACAGCAAGCTATGTCCATATATGAAAGAGAGTTACTTGCTATTGTGTATGCTACTCAAAAGTGGAGCACATACCTAGCTTACACTTGCAGACATTTCATTATCAAAACAGATCAGAAAAGTATCAAATTTATGCTGGAACAGAGTTTAAACACACCTTTTCAACAAGTTTGGATGGCCAAACTTATGGGCTATGATTTTGAGATCCATTATAAAGAAGGGGTCAACAATAATGCTGCAGATGCATTATCTAGAAAGACAAGAGCAGAATTGTTACCTTTGTTATTGAATAATGCTCAAGAAGATTTATTAGAGAGAATTAAAGAATATTGGTCTAATGATGTGGTATTGCAAAATTCCATTCAAGAATTGCAGGCAGATGCAAAATCTCACCCTAAGTTTACTTGGTGCAGGGGTGAATTGCAAAGGAAAGGGAAGTTGGTTATTGGTGCTGATCCAAAACTTAAACAAGTCATCCTTAATTGGTTACATGATTCTCCTTCTGGGGGTCATTCAGGAAGGGATGTAACTGCTGCAAGAGTTAAGTCACTTTTCTTTTGGAAGGGCATGAATAAAGATATCCAACACTATGTCAGAAATTGTGATGTGTATCAAAGGTGCAAACCTGACTTGTCTGCTTCGCCTGGATTACTTCAGCCACTTCCTATCCCTAACCTTGTATGGGATGCCATCAGTATGGATTTTATAGAAGATTTACCCACTTCTTCAAAAAAGCAAGTTATTTTTGTGGTTGTGGATAGATTGAGCAAATATGCTCACTTCATGGCCTTAGCCCACCCCTATACAGCTCTTGATGTAGCACAGCGGTTCCTTGATAATGTTTTCAAGCTCCATGGTATGCCTAGCACTATTGCTAGTGATAGGGATCCTATATTTCTAAGCAAGGTATGGAATGAGTTGTTTTAATTACAAGGTGTTGCTTTAAATAAATCCACGGCTTACCATCCTCAATCCGATGGGCAAACTGAGGTTGTAAACAAGTGCCTTGAGACTTATTTACGATGTATGTGTGCTGATAAGCCTTCTTCTTGGAGCCAATGGTTATCACTTGCTGAGTGGTGGTATAACACCAACTATCATACATCCATCCATAGCACTCCATTTGAAGTTGTATATGGTCAACCTCCTCATATTCATCTGCCTTACTTACCAGGGGAAGCTACTGCAGCTGCTGTGGACAGATCTTTAAGTGCTACAGATGCAGCAATTCAAATGCTCAAGTTTCATTTGTTAAGAGCTCAGAATAGAATGACTCAACAGGCCAATAAGCATCGAAGTGACAGAAATGTTTCAATTGGAGATATGGTGTATCTAAAACTGCAGCCCTATAGACAAACCACTGTAAGAAAATCTCAATTTCACAAACTGGTGCCTAAGTTTTATGGTCCTTTCAAGATACTTGATCGCATAGGTCAAGTTGCATTTACCCCCTGATGCTGAAATACATAATGTATTTCATGTTTCTCAATTGAAACTATGCCTCAACCCTCAGACTGCTACTGCTCACCCTCTACCCAATGATCCTGTGAACACTTCATTTATCAAGGAACCTGAGGCTATATTAGAGAGAAAAATGGTGAAGAGAGGTAATTCAGCTGCAACCAAGGTGTTAGTACAGTGGAAAGGGGAACCTCCTACTCAAGCTACTTGGGAATTCTACTATGATTTGCTCaaaaaatttccaaattttCACTTTGACACTTGAGGACAAGTGTGTGGTTAAGGGAGGGGTATTGTCACAGGAAATAccatagtaaaaataaatatttacagtttataatttgtttttactattaagttttcattttagtccttcCTCGTGTGAGGACACGTTTGTTTACAAGTTTGTTTTGAATTGATGAGCTGGCCATGTAGTGCACTCATGTAAGTAACCAATTTTGCTATATTAGCTCTGTTGTGAGCAAAGGAAGTCATACCAGAAATTATTCCACAATTATTCTCTCTCTTGTTCTAGAATTCTCTAAATTGTTCTTATCTATTCCTTGCACCGAAGTTCATTCTTTCACTTGAATTTCCTGCTTGAAGTAGAGGATTATCTCGGATTTATTCCTTGAAGATCCAAATCGGTCTCATTTCTTCAGATGTTTTAGAGATTAAAATTTACAAACAGAACACAAGGTTCACATAAACAGAGATAAGTAAACTAAATGACATACTCAACTTGATTAAGTGGGTGTCCTGGGCTAAACTAAATGGCAATCGGAAGTGACCAATCGAACATAGGAAGCATACTTAAAGGTGTTTTGTGAATGGATATCCGAAGAGTTGGATTAAGTGGGTGTCCTGGGCTGAATTGTGGTTTAATTCTTCTTTCAATGTGTCAATTGGTATCAGTCCTTTTAAGGCGATGTATGGTAGGTAGGGAGGCACCAACTGTGATTAAATATGCTAAAGATGGGTCTAGAGTTCATGAAGTGGATCAGTTGTTGTGGGAAGGGGATACCATCTTGGACGAACTAAAGGAATAGTTGGGAAAAGCCCATAATAGCATGAAACAATGGGCAGATAAGAAGAGAAGAGACATTGAGTTTCAGGTTAGGAGATAAGGTATATTTGATGGCTCAGCCATACCGGTTCAAGTCACTAGCAAGGAGGCCAAATGAAAAGCTCCCAGGTTCTATGGTCCCTTTGAAGTGTTAGAAAAAATAGGGCAGACTGCATATAGATTGCTTGTGGGCAGTAATGTGATGAGTCAACCATTACCTTAGACACTGAATGATGAATGGGAATTACAGGTCCAGCCGAAGGAGGTACAAGGagtgaggcaactgttaaatgGGACTGAGGAGGTACGCATTGTGTGGGAAGGTTTACCAGATTCTGATAAGACTTGGGAAGAAGCTGCTGTCATTAATCAAGTATTTCTTGAattcaaccttgaggacaaggtcaAACTGGTGGGAGAGAGTTTTGATAGGCCCTTGACATATGTGTATAAGAGAAAGGGCAGAAAGGGAAATAGGGAGGAAGGAGAAAGTGCATGTGGGAAACAGTTAGGAAGGATGGAAGGGAAGCATAACGAGGCTGTAGTGGAATTTGGAGGAGAAATAACTGATTGCTTAGGTGGAAGGCAAGGAGTGAAGGATGAGATTGAGGAAATCAATAGGCACATGGGGCAGGAGGGAATAAAGGAAAACCTCATGAGTGATGTGAACCATTCTGGTATGGTGATGGAATTTGGGGCTGACTAGTGAGAGACACTCTTGCTATCAGTAGGGATATTCTCTTGTGAGAATATTAGTATCTTATCTTGTAAGGAGTTACGCTCCATCCATCATATTACTATTCCTTATTGTAAGAAGATAGGCTTCCTTATTACTATACATATAATCAAATACAGTCGACTGTTACTTATTATATACCTGTTACTACTCTTAGTACTGCTGCACTCTATTACTATAGAAGCGCCTAAATGCACCAGTTACAAAGTATACGTACGCAAGAATATTTATATACAAGAGTAAAGCTTACTATATATTGAGaacaaatatgaatttttagcATTTCTTCAGCTGTTTTAGAGATTAAAATTTACAAACAGAACACAAGGTTCATATAAACAGAGATGAGTAAACTAAATGACATACAGTATGTCAAGTAGAGTATGTGACATACTCTACTTGATTTAATAAGGCTTATATTAAAGTAATTTTCATCTATATTCTCCTTAATTtaaaaacaagaacaaaaacaaactaAACCCTCCCCTTACAAACCACTCGCAAACAATGCCTAAGACACTTCCAAACACCTAAATCCTCAATCAATTATTATGATGGAAATACATGAACAACTAAGCAACTAAGTCTAACATAAATTTCAAAGTAGGTGGTACCTTGATTGTTCAGCTATCATAATTTCAACCTCTGCAATTCTCGGATTATTGATATCATTCATGAAAATATTTACATCACCAACCATAGCTTCAACATGTGGTTGCGCATGAGAGAAAGTTCCAACAATCAAATCCTTATCCAAGACAATGAATGTCTCCTTGTTAAGATCACGTGACCAGGAAAGTTGCATCTGATACTCTTGCTCGAGGGAAAGAGGTTCGGAAGCAGTGGCTTGAAGAAGAGAAGGTTCTTGCATCCATTGATGATATTTGGGAACGTGAGGTTCCATgtaagggaccaatataaccTTATTTCCTTCTAAACTTACACTCCCTTTCTTGCTCGCCGCCATCTTACTCCCGCCGCCACAATCAGAAGCACAATATTTTGTTTTCGAGTGAATTTACGCTACCTTATTATTGGGGAAaaggtcttttttttttttttgtgttgttttaatCAAAATCTACTATCAACTACTAATCAAAGACAATAATATACTACCAAAAATACTGTATTGTCCCTCTcacccttaatttttttgtttttgttgttgctttGCGTTTTGAATTATTGGGGGTACTTTTGTCATATTTGGCATAAAAGTCTATCCTTCCTCCTCACATTAAAATTACCACTCTACCGAAAATGTCCTTTTGCAAATTTTAAGCCTTCTCACCCCACAAAATTGAAGATCCTCATCACCGAAATGTTGGAAAGTAAATTCAAATATCAAGGGTGTTTTTGGTATTGCATAATAGATTTGCACACTGCACCAAGATCAGTTCGATGGGACAAAATGTAGCCTGAAGTAGTATTATATTGGCTTTTAGCAATCACAAGTTCAATCACAAGTAcactttcttcttttcttccttGTGAGGAAACTCAACTTTGAGTTTGAGTTGTTGAGGTTTGCTTTTCATCAACTTTTTCCTTTGTCTTTCTTCATCCTTTTGCTTCGATTTTAAAAACTTTATCCACTTATGTTCATGTTGTTGCGTGTAGAATTTATGATGCAAGGCAAACATCAAAAggtttttgttttctattatcCACTCATGTCTTTCTCCATTCtattttacactttattcactGATTAACTCAccttctgatttttttttatttttttagaagcaAGCAATATCCATGGAGACTGAGAAGACTAAGGTCCTTTCAATATTGATAAATGTTCTTTTTCGTTTTTCTTATATaattattgatttttcaaaatgtGATATTTATCTACAAACTATGAAGTTGGTTTTTTGCCAAGTTATTGTTTATTAACCTACAAGATTGCATTTTTTAAATTGTAGAAGCAAGCAACACTGATGGAAACTGAGAAGACTAGGGTAAGTATTTGTTAGATTTATGTGCTTGAACACCGATACATGTTTCTTTAGCGTTTTTGTTATGTAATTCTTCATTTGTCAACTTATTATGTTTAATAACCTGCGAAATATACTTTTTTTGGTCGTAGAAACAAGCAACACCGATGGAAACTGAGAAGACTAAGGTAAGTATTTGTCAACTGATACAtgtattttttagcttattttataTTGTTCTTCATTTGTCAACTGATGATCTTTGTCTACGAACtatcaagtttttattttgCAAAGTTATTGTTTATTAACctacaaaatttcatttttattttggcCTCTAAGAAAACAACACCCATCGAAACTCATAAGACAAAGGTAACTATTTATTAGATTTAACTTTGgttgtttaaaatttttcttattttcttatatttattcGATTTCCAACTAACACAAACATCGGTTGATCAACCTAAATTTATAAGTACCtctaatattttcaaatttaatttaaattatttagaaGTAATTTGTGATTTATATTATGACATTTATGTATTTATGTTTTAGAGAGTTGGAGAAGATTTAGGTACTTTCTTGCAGACATCCTATTTCGAGGATTTAGTGCTTTGTGGAGATAATGGAGAAAAATTCGATATCAATATTTTGAATGTTGATAATGTTATGCGCATGAAACTCTGATATAATTGGGACCATGTCTGCAAAGAACTAAATTTCAAAGCTGGAACTACAATTCGCTTTAAGTTTGAGACCAAAAGTGGAAACGAAATCAGCTTCAGATGCCATCTTTTGAAATTAGATTAGTTTTCATTAAATGTATGACATTTTTAATATGTTTGTCTATGTTATGTTTTTGTATTTCCCTTAGCTTTGGTGTCTAATTCTGGTACAAACATCATTTCATTGGTATCCTATTTTGGTTTTCTTCCTTGGATAATTCTTCttgataacaaaaaatttattatgcCGACCATCATCAGTACAGATTTTCAATTCGTCAAATGAATATAATCTTATGAATTGGCTGAATGGTTTTTGTAACTCCTGCAAAATAAATTTCATGTtagatatattaataaaattgattatcaaaataaaataatccataaaaattaaaaatattactcAACTAATGTGGTTTTTGTAACCATTTCTTCTGTTAACAATAGATCAAACCATATTGTTGATCTTGGAATAGTGCTCCTACTATAGAATGGTCGTAATAGATTTGAAGATTCAATAACAAACTTTGAAATAATACCGAAGAACGAATTACCATAGTATGCAAATATAATATCAACATTGTTATCTAATCCACGTGAATTAGATAATGCATTCCAACCACCAATTATTAGAGGATGATCGAAGTTTTTATTATAgtgcaacaaattaaa
It contains:
- the LOC123910250 gene encoding N-acetyltransferase 9-like protein, which encodes MAASKKGSVSLEGNKVILVPYMEPHVPKYHQWMQEPSLLQATASEPLSLEQEYQMQLSWSRDLNKETFIVLDKDLIVGTFSHAQPHVEAMVGDVNIFMNDINNPRIAEVEIMIAEQSSRGKGLGKESVLIMMAFAIEKLGIKTFQVKIGESNVESINLFKKLGFVQTSHSNIFKEVTLELQITEPKSEEMLCLMGSVIKHT